Proteins from one Mycobacterium sp. HUMS_12744610 genomic window:
- a CDS encoding MFS transporter translates to MPDDGDSVDQVPGPLAQALDLLNFLLADVRDGLGPYLSIYLLLTHHWDQASIGLVMAVGGISAIVAQAPAGAWVDRTTAKRALLVGGALTVTAGSLAMPFFPGLYPISALQVLTGLAGSLFAPGLAAITLGITGPRLFSRRIGRNESFNHAGNASAAAVTGGLAYFFGPAAAFWVLAAVAVGSVAATLRIPGDAIDHDVARGMDHARGEPHQRPSGMTVLLHNRRLMIFAATVIAFHFANAAMLPLVGQLLALHNKDVGTALMAVCIVAAQVVMVPVAYVAGAKADSWGRKPIFLAGFAVLAVRGFLYTVSDNSYWLVGVQMLDGVGAGVFGALFPLVVQDVTHGTGRFNVSLGAVTAATGIGAAVSNLAAGSIVVAAGYPAAFASLGALAAAGFVLYLVAMPETAPTESGVPNKAFGSGARGFTRRT, encoded by the coding sequence GTGCCCGACGATGGTGATTCGGTCGACCAGGTTCCGGGTCCGCTGGCGCAGGCGCTGGACCTACTGAACTTCCTGCTGGCCGATGTCCGCGACGGGCTGGGCCCGTACCTCTCGATCTACCTGTTGCTGACCCACCACTGGGACCAGGCGTCGATCGGGCTCGTCATGGCGGTCGGGGGTATCTCGGCGATCGTCGCGCAGGCGCCGGCCGGTGCGTGGGTGGACCGGACGACGGCCAAGCGGGCGCTGCTCGTCGGCGGCGCGCTGACCGTCACCGCCGGATCGTTGGCGATGCCGTTCTTCCCGGGTCTGTACCCGATCTCAGCGCTGCAGGTGCTCACCGGGCTCGCCGGCTCCCTCTTCGCGCCGGGGCTGGCCGCGATCACCCTGGGCATCACCGGTCCACGCTTGTTCTCCCGGCGCATCGGACGCAACGAATCCTTCAACCACGCCGGAAACGCTTCGGCCGCAGCCGTTACCGGCGGGCTGGCCTACTTCTTCGGACCGGCCGCAGCGTTCTGGGTGCTCGCGGCGGTCGCCGTCGGAAGTGTGGCGGCCACGCTGCGGATTCCGGGCGACGCGATCGATCACGACGTCGCCCGCGGCATGGACCACGCGCGCGGAGAGCCGCACCAGCGGCCGTCCGGGATGACTGTGCTGCTGCACAACCGCAGGCTGATGATCTTCGCCGCGACGGTGATCGCCTTCCATTTCGCCAACGCCGCCATGCTCCCGTTGGTCGGCCAGCTCCTGGCGCTGCACAACAAAGACGTCGGGACCGCACTGATGGCGGTCTGCATCGTGGCCGCGCAGGTCGTCATGGTTCCGGTGGCCTACGTGGCCGGGGCGAAGGCCGACTCGTGGGGGCGCAAGCCGATCTTCTTGGCAGGTTTCGCGGTCCTGGCCGTCCGGGGCTTTCTCTACACGGTGTCGGACAACTCCTATTGGCTGGTCGGCGTGCAAATGCTCGACGGTGTGGGAGCCGGCGTGTTCGGTGCGCTGTTTCCGCTCGTCGTCCAGGACGTGACGCACGGCACCGGCCGGTTCAACGTCAGTTTGGGCGCGGTGACGGCCGCGACGGGGATCGGGGCCGCGGTGTCGAATCTGGCCGCCGGGTCGATCGTGGTGGCGGCGGGCTATCCCGCGGCCTTCGCCTCCCTCGGTGCTCTCGCCGCCGCGGGCTTTGTGCTGTATCTGGTCGCGATGCCCGAAACGGCGCCCACCGAATCCGGCGTCCCGAATAAGGCTTTCGGCAGTGGTGCGCGTGGCTTTACCCGGCGTACGTGA
- a CDS encoding 2-oxoacid:acceptor oxidoreductase subunit alpha: MDPNGSGAGSDSHGAASQPGSDRQRLEQVVIRFAGDSGDGMQLTGDRFTSEAALFGNDLATQPNYPAEIRAPAGTLPGVSSFQIQIADHDILTAGDRPDVLVAMNPAALKANIGDLPRGGMVIVNTDEFTKRNLTKVGYVSNPLESGELSEYVVHPVPMTTLTLGAVETIGASKKDGQRAKNMFALGLLSWMYGRPIQASENFIREKFVRKPDVAEANVLALKAGWNYGETTEAFGTTYEVSRASLPAGEYRQISGNTALAYGIVTAGRLADIPVVLGSYPITPASDILHELSKHKNFDVVTFQAEDEIGGICAAIGAAYGGALGVTSTSGPGLSLKSEALGLAVMTELPLIVVDVQRGGPSTGLPTKTEQADLLQALYGRNGESPVAVLAPRTPSDCFATALEAVRIAVSYHTPVIVLSDGAIANGSEPWRIPDVDELQPITHTYAKAGEPFQPYARDPETLARQFAIPGTPGLEHRIGGLEAANGSGNISYEPVNHDLMVRLRQAKIDGISVPDLEVDDPTGDAELLLIGWGSSYGPIGEACRRARRRGVKVAHAHLRYLSPFPANLGEVLRRYPKVVAPEMNLGQLALVLRGKYLVDVQSVTKVQGVAFLADEVSRLINAALGGTLAEIEQDKTMVARMAAATVGAGASA, translated from the coding sequence GTGGATCCGAACGGCAGCGGAGCCGGATCAGATTCTCATGGCGCGGCGTCTCAGCCTGGGAGTGACCGCCAGCGTCTGGAGCAGGTCGTCATCCGGTTCGCCGGCGACTCCGGCGACGGGATGCAGCTGACCGGCGACCGATTCACCTCGGAAGCCGCGCTATTCGGCAACGACCTGGCCACCCAGCCGAACTACCCGGCCGAGATCCGGGCCCCCGCAGGCACCCTGCCCGGAGTGTCCTCCTTCCAGATCCAGATCGCCGATCACGACATCCTGACCGCCGGTGACCGGCCCGACGTCCTGGTCGCGATGAACCCGGCGGCGCTCAAGGCCAACATCGGCGACCTGCCGCGCGGCGGCATGGTGATCGTCAATACCGACGAGTTCACCAAGCGCAACCTCACCAAGGTGGGCTACGTCAGCAACCCGCTCGAGTCCGGCGAGTTGTCCGAATACGTGGTGCATCCCGTTCCGATGACGACGCTGACCCTCGGTGCCGTCGAGACGATCGGGGCCTCCAAGAAGGACGGCCAGCGCGCCAAGAACATGTTCGCGCTGGGCCTGCTGTCGTGGATGTACGGGCGTCCGATCCAGGCCAGCGAAAACTTCATCCGGGAGAAGTTCGTCCGCAAGCCCGATGTGGCGGAGGCCAACGTGCTGGCCCTGAAGGCCGGCTGGAACTACGGCGAGACCACCGAGGCCTTCGGCACCACCTACGAGGTTTCCCGGGCGAGCCTGCCGGCCGGCGAATACCGCCAGATCTCGGGTAACACCGCGCTGGCCTACGGCATCGTCACCGCGGGACGGCTGGCCGACATCCCCGTCGTGCTCGGCAGCTACCCGATCACGCCGGCGTCGGACATCCTGCACGAGCTGTCCAAGCACAAGAACTTCGACGTCGTCACCTTCCAGGCCGAAGACGAGATCGGCGGCATCTGCGCGGCGATCGGCGCCGCCTACGGCGGTGCGCTCGGGGTCACCAGCACGTCCGGACCGGGCCTCTCGCTGAAGTCGGAGGCGCTCGGCCTCGCCGTGATGACCGAACTCCCGCTGATCGTCGTCGACGTGCAGCGGGGCGGTCCCTCCACCGGCCTGCCGACCAAGACCGAGCAGGCCGACCTGCTGCAGGCGTTGTACGGCCGCAACGGAGAGTCGCCGGTGGCGGTACTCGCCCCGCGGACTCCGTCCGACTGCTTTGCGACGGCGCTCGAGGCGGTGCGCATCGCGGTTTCCTACCACACGCCGGTGATCGTGCTGTCCGACGGCGCGATCGCCAACGGCTCGGAGCCCTGGCGGATTCCCGACGTCGACGAGCTGCAACCGATCACGCACACCTACGCCAAGGCCGGCGAGCCCTTCCAGCCCTACGCTCGCGACCCCGAGACGCTCGCTCGCCAGTTCGCCATTCCGGGCACCCCCGGCCTGGAGCACCGCATCGGCGGTCTGGAGGCGGCGAACGGTTCGGGCAACATCTCCTACGAGCCGGTCAACCACGACCTGATGGTCCGGTTGCGCCAGGCCAAGATCGACGGGATCTCCGTGCCCGACCTCGAGGTCGACGATCCGACCGGCGACGCGGAGTTGCTGCTGATCGGGTGGGGCAGTTCCTACGGCCCGATCGGGGAAGCCTGCCGGCGCGCGCGGCGCAGGGGCGTCAAGGTCGCCCACGCCCACCTGCGCTACCTCAGCCCGTTCCCGGCGAACCTGGGCGAGGTGCTGCGGCGCTACCCGAAGGTGGTGGCGCCGGAAATGAACTTGGGCCAGCTGGCGTTGGTACTGCGCGGCAAGTATCTGGTGGACGTGCAGTCGGTCACCAAGGTTCAGGGCGTCGCGTTCCTGGCCGACGAGGTGAGTCGGCTCATCAACGCCGCGCTGGGTGGAACGTTGGCCGAGATCGAGCAAGACAAGACGATGGTCGCCAGAATGGCGGCGGCGACGGTTGGGGCGGGAGCGAGCGCATGA
- a CDS encoding 2-oxoacid:ferredoxin oxidoreductase subunit beta has product MTDVIDNLVGADLGVTPRPTKNTGVPTTDQPQKAKDYTSDQEVRWCPGCGDYVILNTIRNFLPDLGLRRENIVFISGIGCSSRFPYYLETYGFHSIHGRAPAIATGLALAREDLSVWVVTGDGDALSIGGNHLIHALRRNVNITILLFNNRIYGLTKGQYSPTSEVGKITKSTPMGSLDQPFNPVSLALGAEATFVGRALDSDRTGLTEVLRAAAEHRGAAVVEILQDCPIFNDGSFDALRKEGAEERVINVHHGEPIVFGANGEYCVVRSGFGLDVAKTADVAAEEIVVHDAHADDSAYAFALSRLSDQNLDHTVLGIFRDISRPTYDDAARAQVRAARDATPSDRVALQSLLRGRDTWTVE; this is encoded by the coding sequence GTGACTGACGTGATCGACAATCTGGTAGGCGCGGACCTCGGGGTGACGCCGAGGCCGACCAAGAACACGGGCGTGCCCACCACTGATCAGCCGCAAAAGGCCAAGGACTACACCAGCGACCAGGAAGTCCGGTGGTGTCCGGGCTGTGGTGACTACGTCATCCTCAACACCATCCGCAACTTCCTACCGGACCTCGGGCTGCGTCGCGAGAACATCGTGTTCATCAGCGGCATCGGCTGCTCCAGCCGGTTCCCGTACTACCTGGAAACCTACGGCTTCCACTCGATTCACGGGCGCGCGCCGGCCATCGCCACGGGTCTGGCACTCGCCCGCGAGGATCTCTCGGTGTGGGTGGTCACCGGGGACGGCGACGCGTTGTCGATCGGCGGGAACCACCTGATCCATGCGCTGCGCCGCAACGTCAACATCACCATTCTGCTGTTCAACAACCGGATCTACGGGCTGACGAAGGGCCAGTATTCGCCCACCTCCGAGGTCGGCAAGATCACCAAGTCGACCCCGATGGGATCGCTGGACCAGCCGTTCAACCCGGTGTCCCTGGCGCTGGGTGCCGAGGCGACTTTCGTCGGTCGCGCGCTGGACTCCGACCGCACCGGGCTGACCGAGGTGCTGCGCGCCGCCGCCGAGCACCGCGGCGCCGCCGTGGTCGAAATCCTGCAGGACTGCCCGATCTTCAACGACGGTTCGTTCGACGCGCTGCGCAAGGAGGGCGCCGAGGAGCGGGTGATCAACGTCCACCACGGCGAGCCGATCGTGTTCGGCGCGAACGGCGAATACTGCGTGGTGCGGTCGGGATTCGGCCTCGACGTCGCCAAGACCGCCGACGTGGCGGCTGAGGAGATCGTCGTGCACGACGCGCACGCCGACGACTCCGCGTACGCCTTCGCCCTGTCGCGGCTGTCCGACCAGAACCTCGACCACACCGTGCTGGGCATCTTCCGCGACATCAGCCGGCCCACCTACGACGACGCGGCCCGGGCGCAGGTCCGCGCCGCCCGGGACGCGACCCCGTCCGACCGCGTCGCGCTGCAGTCGCTGCTGCGCGGGCGCGACACCTGGACCGTCGAGTAG
- the mobA gene encoding molybdenum cofactor guanylyltransferase, producing the protein MAERMPDAVSLAGVVLAGGASQRMGRDKANLPVPAGAGASGAPTMIEHVVGVIGQRCEPVFVMAAQGQPLPALRAHIVRDELRGLGPLPATARGLRAAADAGARLAFVCAVDMPLLAVDLIDDLVRRATETNAEVVLPWDGQDHYLAAVYRTNLADRADALVAGGARRMSALVDASDAQRVVMVDARSLTNVNTDADLRALA; encoded by the coding sequence GTGGCAGAGCGGATGCCGGACGCAGTGTCGCTTGCCGGGGTGGTACTCGCCGGCGGGGCATCGCAGCGCATGGGCCGCGACAAGGCCAACCTGCCCGTCCCGGCGGGCGCGGGGGCCTCCGGCGCGCCCACCATGATCGAGCACGTCGTCGGCGTCATCGGACAGCGCTGCGAGCCGGTGTTCGTCATGGCCGCGCAGGGCCAGCCGTTGCCCGCGCTGCGGGCTCACATCGTGCGCGACGAACTCCGCGGCCTGGGACCCTTGCCGGCGACTGCGCGCGGACTGCGCGCGGCGGCGGATGCGGGCGCCCGGCTGGCCTTCGTGTGCGCCGTCGACATGCCCCTGCTGGCCGTCGACCTCATCGACGATCTCGTCCGCCGTGCCACCGAGACCAACGCCGAGGTGGTGCTGCCGTGGGACGGACAGGACCACTACCTCGCGGCCGTGTACCGGACTAACCTGGCCGACCGGGCTGACGCGCTGGTGGCCGGCGGTGCCCGCAGGATGAGCGCCCTGGTCGATGCCTCGGACGCCCAGCGGGTGGTGATGGTGGATGCGCGGTCGCTGACCAACGTCAACACGGACGCCGACCTGCGGGCCTTGGCCTAG
- a CDS encoding LLM class flavin-dependent oxidoreductase, whose amino-acid sequence MHIGIGLPSHVAHVPGPLTARWARRAEQRGFAHLAAIDRLVYESLDSIVALSVAAGATTEIGLMTNVLLAPLYPAVLLAKHVTSLADASGGRLTLGLGIGSRPDDYTAAGVDYRRRGRILDQTVAVLRDTCDAKTVTGDKALGPAPVRIPILFGGRADATIRRAVTIGDGWTAGALRDYANQSVLADRVRAAWREADRPGRPRLQASVNFAFGDAGTVASGRAHLQRYYGFKPDYARLNVADMLTSLRDAAQTVVAYRDLGFDGLVFHPCVADIDQIDRLADAVL is encoded by the coding sequence ATGCACATCGGAATAGGACTGCCCAGCCATGTAGCGCACGTGCCCGGCCCGCTGACCGCCCGGTGGGCCCGCCGAGCCGAGCAGCGCGGCTTCGCCCACTTGGCCGCGATCGACCGGCTGGTCTATGAAAGCCTCGACTCGATCGTCGCGCTGTCGGTGGCCGCTGGCGCGACCACCGAGATCGGCTTGATGACCAACGTGCTGCTGGCGCCGCTGTACCCCGCGGTACTGCTCGCCAAGCACGTCACCAGCCTGGCCGACGCGTCCGGCGGCCGGCTCACCCTTGGCCTGGGCATCGGTAGCCGCCCCGACGACTACACCGCGGCCGGCGTGGACTATCGGCGGCGGGGACGCATCCTCGACCAGACCGTCGCCGTGCTGCGCGACACCTGTGACGCCAAAACCGTTACGGGCGACAAGGCGCTCGGCCCTGCGCCGGTGCGGATTCCGATCCTGTTCGGTGGACGCGCGGACGCGACGATCCGCCGCGCCGTGACGATCGGTGACGGCTGGACCGCCGGAGCGCTGCGTGACTACGCCAACCAATCGGTGCTCGCCGACCGGGTACGTGCGGCGTGGAGGGAGGCGGATCGCCCGGGACGCCCCCGGCTCCAGGCCAGCGTCAACTTCGCCTTCGGTGACGCCGGCACCGTCGCGTCCGGTCGTGCCCACCTGCAGCGCTACTACGGCTTCAAGCCGGACTACGCCAGGCTCAACGTCGCCGACATGCTCACCTCACTGCGGGATGCGGCGCAGACCGTGGTCGCCTACCGCGACCTGGGCTTCGACGGGCTCGTGTTCCATCCGTGCGTGGCCGATATCGACCAGATCGACCGCCTGGCCGACGCGGTGCTGTGA
- a CDS encoding SDR family oxidoreductase encodes MNLTGNTILITGGGSGIGRGLAEALHRAGNRVVIAGRRREALRAVAEANPGIEYLRLDLAEPDGIGRLAAELPGRHPGLNVLVNNAGIMQTEDLVAGDPALAEIADMTVAVNLLGPMRLTAALLPTLLGQPHAAIVNVTSALAFVPKAVAPTYSATKAGLHAYTQSLRRQLRHTPVQVIEIIPPQVETDMLAGHPSGPHAMSLDAFVVEAMSLLRSQPDAGEIVVEAARRVRFAARDGHYDDVFDAVNP; translated from the coding sequence ATGAACCTGACGGGCAACACCATCCTGATCACCGGCGGCGGCAGCGGAATCGGCCGCGGCCTGGCCGAAGCGTTGCATCGAGCGGGCAACCGGGTGGTGATCGCCGGGCGCCGTCGCGAGGCGCTGCGGGCCGTCGCCGAGGCGAACCCGGGTATCGAATACCTCCGGCTGGACCTGGCGGAGCCGGATGGCATCGGCCGGTTGGCCGCCGAACTGCCCGGCCGCCACCCCGGCCTGAATGTCCTGGTCAACAACGCAGGCATCATGCAGACCGAGGACCTGGTGGCCGGCGATCCCGCCCTGGCCGAGATCGCCGACATGACTGTGGCTGTCAACCTGCTGGGGCCGATGCGGCTCACCGCGGCACTACTACCGACCCTGCTCGGGCAGCCGCACGCCGCGATCGTCAACGTCACCTCCGCTCTGGCGTTCGTGCCCAAAGCGGTCGCGCCGACCTACTCGGCGACCAAGGCGGGCCTGCACGCCTACACCCAGTCGCTGCGTCGCCAACTGCGCCACACCCCGGTCCAGGTGATCGAGATCATCCCGCCGCAGGTCGAAACCGACATGCTCGCCGGCCACCCGAGCGGTCCCCACGCGATGTCGCTGGATGCCTTTGTCGTCGAGGCGATGTCGCTGCTGCGCAGCCAACCCGACGCCGGCGAGATCGTGGTGGAAGCCGCCAGACGGGTGCGATTCGCCGCCCGCGACGGCCACTACGACGACGTCTTCGATGCGGTGAACCCCTGA
- a CDS encoding Lrp/AsnC family transcriptional regulator, which yields MIDDLDAQILHALQLAPRVSFRRIAAVVEATEQTVARRYHRLRRDGVVRVVGLENRWADGEASWVCRMRAAPDRISQLADALVRRRDVSHANVLAGWTDLVCVVRAPLGDTREDLLPRLLPRTTSVTDITIDLLLHSFGHPATAPWTGYGHTLSDRQAEEILAERTGPVSCVQRFSPTADDRHILEALAEDGRTPQSRLAARTGWSVSRVGRRIAALEACGALIYDVDVLPERLGHQLSAMLWLTVAPRDLHRVGELIAAHDRIAFAGAVSGTKNLMAIAICRDTDDLYRYLSEQLGQIEAILGYEVNIRTQRLKQHGSLVAHGRLLNPRPARTSR from the coding sequence GTGATCGACGATCTGGACGCGCAGATCCTGCATGCTCTTCAGTTGGCCCCCCGGGTTTCGTTCCGCCGGATCGCCGCCGTGGTCGAGGCCACTGAGCAAACGGTCGCCCGGCGCTATCACCGGCTGCGCCGCGACGGCGTGGTGCGCGTTGTCGGATTGGAGAACCGGTGGGCGGACGGCGAAGCGAGCTGGGTGTGCCGCATGCGCGCCGCACCCGACCGTATATCGCAGCTGGCCGACGCGCTGGTGCGCCGCCGAGACGTGTCTCACGCCAACGTGCTGGCCGGATGGACCGACCTGGTCTGCGTCGTCCGGGCGCCGCTGGGCGATACGCGCGAGGACCTCCTGCCCCGGCTACTGCCACGAACAACTTCGGTCACCGACATCACCATCGATCTGCTGCTGCATTCGTTCGGCCACCCCGCAACCGCGCCGTGGACCGGCTATGGGCACACGCTGTCCGACCGGCAAGCCGAAGAGATCCTGGCCGAGCGGACCGGCCCGGTGTCCTGCGTTCAGCGGTTCTCGCCCACCGCAGACGACCGCCACATCCTCGAGGCGCTTGCCGAAGACGGCCGCACACCGCAGTCGCGGCTTGCCGCACGCACTGGTTGGTCGGTCTCGCGAGTGGGCAGGCGGATCGCGGCGCTGGAAGCCTGCGGCGCGCTGATCTACGACGTCGACGTGCTGCCCGAGCGGCTCGGCCACCAGCTCAGCGCCATGCTCTGGCTGACGGTGGCCCCCCGCGACCTACACCGCGTCGGCGAGCTGATCGCGGCACACGACCGCATCGCCTTCGCCGGCGCCGTCAGCGGGACCAAGAACCTGATGGCGATCGCCATCTGTCGAGACACCGACGATCTGTACCGATACCTCAGCGAGCAACTCGGGCAGATCGAGGCGATCCTCGGCTACGAGGTCAACATCCGCACTCAGCGCCTCAAGCAACACGGATCGCTGGTGGCCCACGGCAGGCTGCTCAACCCCCGCCCGGCCCGCACCTCGCGCTGA
- a CDS encoding transglycosylase family protein, producing the protein MKNVRKTLIAAAISGTLASMPSAATATAEPAGLDSNGSPPAPVGFDPNVPPPPDAPPAPDAPPAPDAPPAPDAPPPADFDPNLPPPPDAPPGPDAPPPPDAPPGPDAPPPPPQRAYSVDWDAIAQCESGGNWAINTGNGYSGGLQFTPGTWHANGGSGSAASASREEQIRVAENVLHSQGIRAWPVCGRRG; encoded by the coding sequence TTGAAGAACGTCCGCAAGACGCTCATCGCTGCCGCGATCAGCGGGACGCTCGCGAGCATGCCGTCCGCCGCCACCGCCACCGCGGAACCGGCCGGCCTGGACTCGAACGGGTCTCCCCCCGCTCCCGTGGGCTTCGACCCGAACGTTCCCCCGCCGCCGGACGCGCCGCCGGCTCCGGACGCGCCGCCGGCTCCGGACGCGCCGCCGGCTCCGGACGCCCCGCCGCCCGCCGACTTCGACCCGAACCTGCCGCCGCCGCCGGACGCCCCTCCGGGCCCCGACGCCCCACCGCCGCCGGACGCCCCTCCGGGCCCCGACGCCCCGCCGCCGCCTCCGCAGCGGGCGTACAGCGTGGACTGGGACGCCATCGCGCAGTGTGAGTCCGGCGGAAACTGGGCGATCAACACCGGTAACGGCTACTCCGGCGGCTTGCAGTTCACCCCGGGTACCTGGCACGCCAACGGCGGCAGTGGCTCCGCGGCCAGCGCCAGCCGCGAGGAGCAGATCCGCGTCGCCGAGAACGTGCTGCACTCGCAGGGCATCAGAGCCTGGCCGGTCTGCGGGCGGCGCGGCTGA
- a CDS encoding saccharopine dehydrogenase family protein, with protein MTASPREFDIVLYGATGFVGKLTAEYLARAGGQARIALAGRSTERLRAVRDTLGESAQSWALLAADASAPSTLDEMAARTQVVVTTVGPYTRYGLPLVAACAAAGTDYADLTGEAMFVRDSIDLHHKQAADTGARIVHACGFDSVPSDLTVYALYRAVRDAGAGELTDTDLVVKSFSGGFSGGTIASMMELLDTASRDPEARRQLADPYTLTPDRGAEPELGPQPDLPWRRGRQIAPELAGLWTAGFVMAPYNTRIVRRSNALLDWGYGHRFRYTESMSVGSAPVVAPLASGVVTGIAGATFGLGGRYFRLLPRPLLERIAPKPGTGPSPAARERGYYRIETYTTTSTGARYVARMEQHGDPGYKATSVLLGECGLALAMDRDKLSELRGVLTPAAAMGEALLARFPAAGVSLQTDRLG; from the coding sequence GTGACCGCATCGCCGCGCGAATTCGACATCGTCTTATATGGGGCGACCGGCTTCGTCGGGAAGCTGACCGCCGAATACCTGGCGCGGGCGGGCGGGCAGGCCCGCATAGCGCTCGCCGGCAGGTCAACCGAGCGCCTGCGCGCGGTGCGCGACACCCTGGGTGAATCCGCGCAGTCCTGGGCGCTGCTGGCCGCCGATGCCTCCGCGCCGTCGACGCTCGACGAGATGGCCGCGCGCACTCAGGTGGTCGTCACCACGGTCGGGCCTTACACCCGCTACGGGTTGCCGCTCGTGGCCGCCTGCGCCGCGGCGGGCACCGACTACGCCGACCTCACCGGGGAGGCGATGTTCGTCCGCGACAGCATCGACCTCCACCACAAGCAGGCCGCCGACACCGGCGCCCGCATCGTGCACGCCTGCGGGTTCGATTCCGTACCCTCCGACCTGACCGTGTACGCGCTGTACCGGGCGGTTCGTGACGCGGGCGCGGGCGAGCTCACCGACACCGATCTGGTGGTGAAGTCGTTCTCCGGGGGATTCTCGGGTGGCACGATCGCCTCGATGATGGAGTTGCTCGACACCGCCTCCCGCGACCCCGAGGCACGCCGCCAGCTCGCCGACCCCTACACGCTGACCCCCGACCGCGGCGCCGAACCGGAGCTCGGTCCGCAGCCCGACCTGCCCTGGCGCCGTGGTCGCCAGATCGCGCCGGAACTGGCCGGTTTGTGGACCGCTGGCTTTGTCATGGCGCCCTACAACACGCGGATCGTCCGCCGTAGCAACGCGCTCCTGGACTGGGGATACGGCCACCGGTTCCGCTACACCGAAAGCATGAGCGTGGGATCGGCCCCGGTCGTCGCACCCCTGGCGTCCGGCGTCGTCACCGGGATCGCCGGCGCGACGTTCGGATTGGGCGGCCGCTACTTCCGGCTACTGCCTCGCCCGCTGCTGGAGCGCATCGCGCCCAAACCCGGCACCGGGCCCAGCCCCGCCGCGCGTGAGCGCGGCTACTACCGCATCGAGACGTACACCACCACCAGCACCGGAGCCAGATATGTGGCACGCATGGAGCAGCACGGCGATCCGGGTTACAAGGCGACCTCGGTGTTGCTGGGCGAGTGCGGTCTCGCCCTGGCGATGGACCGCGACAAGCTCTCCGAGCTGCGCGGCGTCCTGACGCCCGCGGCCGCGATGGGTGAGGCACTGCTGGCGCGCTTCCCGGCCGCCGGGGTGTCGCTGCAGACCGATCGACTCGGGTAG